The DNA window TCAATTACttctatattgttatttatttcaaaatatataacaataacgataacgttttatttatttttttatttgactttactATGTTATAATCGTAGCAAAATATTCTTGAATAAAAGAattcaacttttttattaatttatagcaaaagtattaatgttttagttttttttttttttaatttacataattttatttttataatcttattaagtgaacaaattaatatatatatatatatatatattatatcactttaatttaaaataacgattaaCTCAACTCTCCCAGGCAAAGCGATTTGGTCTTTGTTTTGCTAATTTAAATGACTTGGGGAAAAGAGATCTAGATAATGTCAaatctacttatttattaactttggattttttacaaaatttaataatatttgttttgtcatTCGTGCGTAAAAATCCTTGAAGCCTATAGTTTCCTTATTACAGGACTTAGACTGTTGCTAATTACGTTTGCGACAGACAGAGGTGTTAAACAAAaccgaaattatttttaaattaactttaattatattcaaacttattacaaataatttatcgtaCGATGATTCCACTTCAAAGTGCATATACATAATTGCTGCATTGACAAtttgatatatcaaatataattcaattgaaatGCAACGTTGGCGATCTTCATTTGATAGGTACAACATTATCAACAAATAAAcctaaacagattaaaaaatggGCTAATAAACACAGTGTGGAGTTAAGACCTTTTATCACTTTTGCTGACGGCGGGTAGGGTTAATAATTTCTAAAGCTCTGCTTACATAATACTTGAATGTgatggtattttttgttttatgaagtCGTATCTAACTATAGTTTCATAACTGTAGGTACTCTATATATGGATTGTgttgaaataaagaaaaatcttaatttatagccgaatatttatatgacataaaaataaataatacatttcaccCATAAACTAAAATGATTTTGAAGCAGATACTTATAAAggtataagaataataaagtaTGAAACAACCAATTAACCAAATTAATATTAGAAGTGTGGCGGTGTCAGAGGAATTCCTAGTTAACGAACGTTTCACTATcagtaatcaatttattttctgcATAATACACTTTCATTAGTGTTTAACAAGAAgctggtataattattttggcTTTGAACTGCTATACATTCACAAAATATCATGTCAACAAACCAATATGTCTGGAAAACTAATGAATGGTCTTACATACCGTATTTCATTTACAAGTTTTCCGAAAATAAGCGATATGTGATTGCAAACTAAAAGATTTTccaatacattatatatttatttaaattacctaaCTATActgcttttataattttcttagaattgataaaaaaaaatggtcaaGGGCGACTTAGATACTCGTGCAGGCATTTTCGTATTGAAAGCTTGAAAGTACTCGATtagacatattaaaatatatgtgaaaaaaaattatgttatactttttcatcatattttctatctatatttattcaagCAGACAACATTTTAACACACCTATTACATCGGCCATACCTTGCATAACTATTTGATCAAGCAAATAATTAGTAGGAAAAATTTCTTTGTACCGATAAACTAAATAAGCTCACAACTTTTGCAATAAAGACCAACCAAAAAAAAGAAGggtgattaattttattcttcagATAGTCCAttccttatttattatctgtacttAGAAAGTTGCATACATTAATTCTCAAGGCTGCCACATTGACAACTTTTTCCCGGTTTGGTTGGGAAATATCGTAAATTCTCCCATAAGCAACTCTGTAGAGTACTTTATTGGGGTTTAAGCTAAACTAAATGACTACGATATTGCTAAAAAAACTGACAAAAAAGCTTTGCAAATCAAACTTCTATTTTATCAATCCATCTTAGATAGTatgattatattcaattaaagttttatcCGTAGCAATACTTGACACttgtaaaaaagttaaaatatatatataaaaagaaaattaaaacaatattatttaccaatttaagtaacaaataaaaaatattaattgctattattttccttaaactaccttttttaatgtttatagcaACACTTGGtagaaaaaagattttataatcgCATGTGATATTATATCGATTAAGCAACAGATAAAAAACGAAATCGCTTACATTATCTGTTTTTTTAGAAATCGGTATCAATCACATCACTAGATACTAAtctattacatttacattttacaatattttctttttcccACGCACTTGTGTCGGGCGTCATTTGTAGTCATAGATAGTTATACTTTTGGacgaatattaaaactaaatagacttatatttccttaaaaaagatgaagaaaataatatttttgtgtctACTGTCGCTCTCCGTTTGTCTCAGCAAACCAGCTGTAGAAGAAGGTAAGATTACTAGAACAATCTGGCGTCCATCATATTATTGCGTTCTACTAAGAATTTTCTCATGATCATGGATACGTATATCGAAACCAGTTTAcataatggtaaaaaaaaatattgctccaTTAACTGGATATCtcatctgtaattaaaatagcagctatctatgattttttaaattctaattattgGTATAAGCAAATAGTTAAGTGGATATGTATAATGACAAATCGAAACATTTCGCCATTGTTccaaagagaaaaaataatattaaccaattcgctgttaataatgttattaactgTTTCGTGATTGTTTGTTCATATTTCGCATTTTCacgtattttcttaattttgtgtgccattattataaataccaaacaaaataatattgaatttacaaAGAGGGAAAGTATAAACATGTTAAGGAACTTAAAAAAGCCTTCGTAAATGTAGTAACAATGATTATACGTCCATTCAAATCagtcatgaaaaaaatataatttaattatagaaaagtTAATTCCTTAGAAATccgttaacatttaaattatatatcggtttttatttattcaagaattgttatatattataataaaagtagatTATGAGTAATttcgatacattttttataactatttataattatccatttcgttaattgttttataattagctATTACCCAATCATTAtcagttttcatatttatatgatatcattaaataaagattaaccTTTTAGTTATAAACTAAACTAACAAAGTATGTAAgattgatgaataaataaaatatggatttctcttttaaatattcttgGAGGTTTATTAGGCACTGATTTAGAAGCCATAATACCCATAActtgtgtaattaaaaagtcaaaaaGTTAGTTAAAAGtcccgatatatatataaagttttaatttcaaactgttgaagatttatttatgcatttaaTGCAGCTTAGgaccaacataaaaaaaatgttaatgttattaaaactgGTAATATCCAgttcataacattttattttaaagtagacTACTTTTACTTATGCCCTTTTGCTATTTACATagtatttgcttttattatctttgaaagcatattaatgtataaaaaattgtctttCTCTATTGACAGTCAATCACTTCATGTGTATATTTGTGCAAAGCTATTAAcactaaaaagtaattaataataaccatttaatgttctattttcaaaacaacTTCTAGTTTataaattccttttttataatcaaatggaaaattaaactattccattaatattaataaaacaaaagagctaattgaaatattaaaatctcaCCTTTCACATCTTCAAAATAATCACATAATGTAATTATGACAAGCATATTTACAATATCTTACCCATAATCAGATCTCAAAGCCCTAAACTTCTGgagtattatatttgttatatgtaaatCAGTAAAAGTAAGGTAAATAAACAAAGCCttcattatgtaaataaaatcagaCAATAGGCTATATTATCAGtgaactgtaaaataaatattccgcTTGATTTAATTAATCGATTTTTCAGCTAACAGGCTGCAATAAGGACAATTAACATAATTTGCCAACTCGCTACTGTTTGATTTCTGACCTCAATGCAAAAACTATAAATGAAATACTACTACTATATGATGCTACTTGAATGATTTTTCATGTGGCAATTATTAcaagatattattaatcaataagtGTAAGGGCCAAAATGACCCAGTGGTCGGATTgtgtgaattttaaatgaagatagcaattcaaacccagacaagtactactgaatttttaagtactttatttgtgttagaacataattaattataaattatgttctgcagtgaaataaaataatgcattcGAGCGGTTAAAcgaagctcttcaaaatgagatgACTTAGGCCTAGCAAAGGAACATTTAAAGGCAGCTATTGATTGTACATTATCATATCTACTAAAGACTactcaatttattattgttattcgaaaaatgtatattttttaatataataatctataaataatcgaagttttggaagTAAATGTAGTGAACTAAGTGAGTTCGTTATAATTTCGCATGCTGCGAGTACTTAACCACGTCTCGGGAAAGTAACGGTATATTAGTATGCAATGCAGTaatcgtattataattaaagataaatatatacgttGTAAATTAGCTTTTGGCTGCAGTTAAAATAATCATGGTATGATACCatgattattttaactttagttTAGATTTATCACCTATATTTAGGACTTTATAGATTTGTTATAAGATCTGTCCGTAACAACATTCTAGTAAGAAACGACACTGCAATTAGTATAAATctgttaaagtatttattatttgagtGAAGTGTTCAACGGAAAATCTTAAAAAGAGAAAGTGCTCTATTTATTATACACGACTGTTCGAAAAAGGATTGTAGTTTTTTTCGGAATTCGTGTAGTTTGTAAGTGATTTTCTTTATTCCactgtaatttttaaatgcCTGAACAGATTTGGATTTATGGGATATCGTGTGAAACGTTACATAATCCCCATAACACAGACTATATAAgttgtataaaaacatattcacaTAAATTCTCgaataatattcattcattgatacaattttaatatatttgcaatgttttattttaaattcgccGACtactttatcaaaaataaacaaaaaataggtCAGTCGTATTTAAGTACGAGTATTGTTCGCGACTTAGCGCGTTCATACAAGTTGAATTCACTTGACAtaggcgaaataatctgtgcctttttggcacaaataaaaaccaaaaacaaaattaagtatgATGTGTCCACGGACAGATAATGTGATCAAAAAACATTTCACAGTCATGAATAAGGGTTTGATAGCAAAACTTGCctcgaaatatataataatattagtaattgttaTACTACAGTTAGTATGTGGCGTTATTTTGATAAAGATATCAAATTTAGCATATGGCAATGCCTCGTACAAATAAGTTCCCGTTACTatcaagattaatttaaaacgtcactatatagtattataaacaaagtctACCCCCAGAGCTCTCTCTGTCTGAACGCGATAAACTCATGAACTACCAAACTGATTTTTATGCAGTTTTAGCCTGCGGAGGGAGTTATTCATAAGGAAGATTAATTCGTATAATACGTTAATtgggataaaaaaaatattatgacgaTAATGGTTGAAAATGTCGGAATGAATCACGTCGACTATAATTCTTTCCTGGTTTCTGTCTATTAGGACAAACTAGTCTCTTAATTAATCttccgttaaaataataattcaaatattgtaatgtaCCTTCAGCAAGCTTACTTTCGTACtctaaaaatgtaaacaatagagtattattttaatttttataaaataaaagacagtTGGGTTCCCCGGTATTGCGAAACGACGtgtctttttgttaatacggCAACGTGTtgtcactttatttattaacgtaTTAACGAATTCTTAATTACTTACTACACACACTCAAAATGTTATAAACGCATATAAGATAATCAAATAGCATTCGTAAAAAGTACAAGGCCAATTGGTGCTATCAAAATTCTTGGAATATTCTATATGgtgttactaaatataaaataacacgtaacataattaacataatatatagtttCCAGTAtattatcatactaatattagacAGAGGTTTAACTGGTTTGGTTTTTACGATATTCAAGTTTTAACTAtacattctatttataattgtataagttTATCAGTAAAATTTATAGATCTCTAAAAtgtaatctatatacatatattgtagaCATATATTCCAAACAAGAAAAAATGAAATGATGTCGCATAAATAACTATTCAATACTTCGATTtagttgttataataataatcctttgaaataagtatatatttattttaatggttttctataaataacaaataccgTTAAAGCACGTAGCAATCGCCATATCTTAtgcttaataataatcatattataaagtaaaatttatttttttatatgtagggTAATCTCTGCAACTAataatccaattctaaaaatgttttcactgctaaaaagctacattattcttgAGATTATTAGCTATAGgtgcttaaattatatttatatcatgcaTATTAACCTAGCTATCGCAATTTTTATCTATTGGGTTGAAAATAAAGCATCTAAAAACATATCTTTAGAAGATGccatcaattaaaaatagtgtGCAATGAAGAAAATCTCTTGCTATGAAATATGTAATCagttgtaacaaaataattttgtcgttggcagttaaaaataactaaatttgaaTCACCAAGCAGCCGTGGGCAAATACTCATCTGTTtcacaataaaatcattttttaaattgttcatgTCTCATAAACTcattacaaatgaataaataaatgttataaaataaatacattacctattttattttctttattatggcTACCTGATAGTAGTCAACTCTACCTATATATTTtagcaccgtaagaaatattaactattactttatcgccaatgcgccgccaaccttgagaATAAGATGTTATGAGCCCATAGATCCACTGGTTcacttacaattaaataaaaactgtctTGTATAAATGATTTTCAATATTCGAAATTCTAAATAAACACTAGTCAAGTGTTtctgtgtaatataaaaatgccaAAAAGTCTGAgcatttgtacatatatatatgattgatatattgatttaaaatatttaattattatatttataatttacaagtatAAGTTTATGATTCAAACGTGAATTATTCACCAATAAAAAAAGCTATGATCAATGTCAtagttacatattatgtacattgtttattattatacctatacAGCTAGTACATAGTACAGAAGCCATACTCTTTGcaggtatattaaaatagaaataagtcTTGTTATGTTCCAATGAACTTTCATGagacttatttttcttttttaataatcaatatagtatatttctgatgcttgtttgtatgttttggataattcataaaatacagAGTATAGGTTCAATTCATATTTTCTAATGtatcatatttaacaaaaacatttttcaccTCTAGCAGCAAGTCAACCTACTGCAGTAAGCAACTCAGCGGTCGACCCTAAAACTCAAAAACCCGATCAGACTCTGCCTGCTCATATCACAGAATCTCAAACACCCCCAAAAACTACAGCACCAACTGAACAAAAAATACCCCAAAATGTGTCTGAACCACTTAGTACAATTCCATCATTACCACCCAAAAATACTGAGAATGCGAAGCCTACTAATGACAACAAAACAACAGATAAACAGTCTACAACAAAAGAAACTACCCAAAGTACTACAGTAAATAATGCTACCACAGAGAAAGTTAACAATGATGTTAAGCCCACTGAAAATGCAAAAGAAGAGCCATCAACAGAAAAGGTTTCTACTATGAAACCAACTGAAGTTCCTAAGACTACTGAAGCACCTAAGTCTGATGCCGACAAGCACATTCTTCAAGCAAGAGGGTAAGATATTctcataaattcatatattaaaataaatatggatgGACATGtagacgtgttttttttttttttaaatataactatatatttatctataaatattttttaaatattgtaacaaaaaaaaaataatcacagaAAGGGAAAgagatgtatattaaaattatttattatacttctaTTATTTCAGGTTCGATGGAGCAAGCTTCATTGGTGGTATAATACTGACATTGGGTCTTCTCGCTATTGGCTTCATGGGATTCAAATACTACAAGAACCAAACTGAAAGAAATTATCACActctctaaatataatattttgattatattcctATCTATGTGAGTGCACTCtgctacatttttattatattataaatgttatattttacataagtcTTGAAGAGATTCTTTTTGTTTATGTGCACGTAGCATATTATGTTGTCTAATCCGACAgggtttaatatgtaaattcgaGTAGCTATTTCCTTAAGCATGCCTAAATTGGACGGTGGCTGGtctagaattttattttctcgAATTTATTAcaaggatatattttataacctaaATTTTAGGTTATAGTGAtaagtttcttatttttatttttggcatttatctcattcattattttaactataagcgatatttgtgtatatatgtgtatctTGATGTTTTGCcactaaatctattttaatgtcATGAAGCTTGGAAATTGctaaattagatattaaaaatacataataattctatatttaaaatgtttatcacatgtttttaaaatgatgtaAAGTTTAAAGCTATTTCAAGTGCAATTTAGTATTAgcattgaattttgttttatctgtgccattgtctttaaaatattttttttttttgtaacccaAAATTTTAATCCACTTCAAGTATGATTCATTTGTACACCAAAACTTTAGTTGTaagcaaattatatattaataagtaaaactaTTGTGATGATAAAAGTAAGGGTCTGAAATAATACTTTGGTTTGGCACAAAcaacaaatattcaaaataaaaatgatatctaTATAAactatctttaaatttttctactA is part of the Vanessa atalanta chromosome 10, ilVanAtal1.2, whole genome shotgun sequence genome and encodes:
- the LOC125066752 gene encoding salivary glue protein Sgs-3 isoform X1 translates to MKKIIFLCLLSLSVCLSKPAVEEAASQPTAVSNSAVDPKTQKPDQTLPAHITESQTPPKTTAPTEQKIPQNVSEPLSTIPSLPPKNTENAKPTNDNKTTDKQSTTKETTQSTTVNNATTEKVNNDVKPTENAKEEPSTEKVSTMKPTEVPKTTEAPKSDADKHILQARGFDGASFIGGIILTLGLLAIGFMGFKYYKNQTERNYHTL
- the LOC125066752 gene encoding salivary glue protein Sgs-3 isoform X2, producing the protein MKKIIFLCLLSLSVCLSKPAVEEASQPTAVSNSAVDPKTQKPDQTLPAHITESQTPPKTTAPTEQKIPQNVSEPLSTIPSLPPKNTENAKPTNDNKTTDKQSTTKETTQSTTVNNATTEKVNNDVKPTENAKEEPSTEKVSTMKPTEVPKTTEAPKSDADKHILQARGFDGASFIGGIILTLGLLAIGFMGFKYYKNQTERNYHTL